A genomic window from Promicromonospora sukumoe includes:
- a CDS encoding LacI family DNA-binding transcriptional regulator has protein sequence MQRPTLEVVASVAGVSRATVSRVINEVPTVDPEIVEVVRRAIEQTGYVPNLAARSLVTRRTGSVALVVSEPPEQRSPLPFLERLFTDPYVGRVTAGAQAVLRPRDIHLAIIPADPPAHDQVVRYVRQGHVDGVLLITSSSADPLPARLAGLAVPLVLSTRTTVPDVSWVDLDQAAGGRLAAEHLAGSGRTRLAVVAGPADAPFGHDRLRGFLDGVRAAGLREPEVVPADFTRPGGEAAARTLLAARPDVDGVFAANDLMADGVSTALRAAGRDVPQDVAVVGFDDSSVAAQAHPPLTTVRQPVEDMADAMARLLLAELDGEAAGGGSETFVPELVVRASG, from the coding sequence GTGCAGCGTCCTACCTTGGAGGTCGTCGCCTCCGTGGCCGGGGTGTCGCGGGCGACCGTGTCCCGCGTGATCAACGAGGTGCCCACCGTCGACCCCGAGATCGTCGAGGTCGTGCGCCGGGCGATCGAGCAGACCGGCTATGTGCCGAACCTCGCGGCCCGGTCGCTGGTGACGCGGCGTACCGGCTCGGTCGCGCTCGTCGTCTCCGAGCCGCCGGAGCAGCGCTCGCCGCTGCCGTTCCTGGAGCGCCTCTTCACCGACCCGTACGTGGGCCGCGTGACGGCGGGCGCGCAGGCGGTGCTGCGGCCCCGCGACATCCACCTCGCGATCATCCCCGCCGACCCGCCCGCCCACGACCAGGTGGTCCGGTACGTGCGGCAGGGGCACGTCGACGGCGTCCTGCTCATCACGTCCAGCTCCGCCGACCCGCTGCCCGCGCGGCTGGCCGGTCTCGCGGTGCCGCTGGTGCTGTCGACCCGCACCACCGTGCCCGACGTGTCCTGGGTCGACCTGGACCAGGCCGCTGGCGGGCGGCTGGCCGCCGAGCACCTCGCCGGGTCCGGCCGGACCCGGCTCGCGGTGGTCGCCGGGCCCGCCGACGCGCCGTTCGGGCACGACCGGCTGCGCGGCTTCCTGGACGGGGTGCGCGCCGCGGGGCTGCGCGAGCCCGAGGTGGTCCCGGCGGACTTCACGCGCCCGGGCGGCGAGGCGGCGGCCCGCACGCTGCTGGCCGCGCGGCCCGACGTCGACGGCGTCTTCGCCGCGAACGACCTCATGGCGGACGGCGTCTCGACCGCCCTGCGCGCCGCCGGCCGGGACGTGCCCCAGGACGTCGCGGTGGTGGGGTTCGACGACTCGAGCGTCGCCGCCCAGGCGCACCCACCGCTCACGACCGTGCGGCAGCCCGTCGAGGACATGGCCGACGCGATGGCGCGCCTGCTGCTCGCCGAGCTCGACGGCGAGGCGGCGGGCGGCGGGTCGGAGACCTTCGTGCCCGAGCTCGTGGTGCGGGCCTCGGGCTGA
- a CDS encoding restriction system modified-DNA reader domain-containing protein produces the protein MPLFEVDTQRPLLVTSANGPDGSEPGLKTTANQVVDSHIDGLLGEEVFPIAQGSGPDEPHLLALDASGSPVVVELVADLDRENLAKALDHAGAAGRLTRAELAARYSGGANSFQHDVAAFYDSVPITRTQAGKNGGGGARLIIICQNAPDEILNAVDFLRQPSMPVEVLKMGVVNSNDGRKFLDVSPLVVHLPPGLPAPKSAPIGGAITSSMKRSVSTSMDTGVTGGVTGGSSAPKDAFEEGVKVGYALTGKMPVVAQAPQARPERPAQPKPPVADGPPAPPSPTNAATGLRSGLRGGAPRSAPERVAGTRAGRRAQAAAASSEAAPVQGAPSAPAVPGPPPAPEAAVPPSAPVSRVRPGGQPGPTPSTPPRLSSSRSSLGGDNGAPSRPETPAEPTPTVRRRSRTDRFAASSQPDGQTPGYPASGPVPSADAPYSPPPVPQPAEENLWQPAPYDEAPAYSATPEPETPDFEITRPRYEREPAYQAESSSFAPAAPAPPAYDYSAEASGYGDQGGYGYGEQQGYESAPYGGGSAPVVVEQSPWESGGYLNGPDDGYGQTSFAADPYPSSSPEAPARAVPPAESIRASTPMLFEEEDDPDLEALARSIGMPTRIVWSRPRRNQHFEAMLLPDGAIELANGARYRHPDSAATAASGSYTADGWSVWRLGDTGPTLVEEFSRRFA, from the coding sequence ATGCCACTGTTCGAGGTCGATACCCAACGGCCACTCCTCGTGACGTCGGCCAACGGCCCGGACGGCTCCGAACCCGGCCTGAAGACCACGGCCAACCAGGTGGTGGACTCCCACATCGACGGGCTCCTCGGTGAAGAGGTCTTCCCGATCGCCCAGGGCTCCGGCCCGGACGAGCCGCACCTGCTCGCCCTCGACGCGTCGGGCTCGCCCGTGGTCGTGGAGCTCGTGGCGGACCTCGACCGGGAGAACCTGGCCAAGGCGCTCGACCACGCCGGCGCCGCCGGCCGGCTGACCCGCGCGGAGCTCGCGGCGCGCTACAGCGGCGGGGCCAACTCGTTCCAGCACGACGTCGCCGCGTTCTACGACAGCGTGCCGATCACGCGCACGCAGGCCGGCAAGAACGGCGGCGGGGGTGCGCGGCTCATCATCATCTGCCAGAACGCGCCCGACGAGATCCTCAACGCCGTCGACTTCCTGCGCCAGCCCTCGATGCCCGTCGAGGTGCTGAAGATGGGCGTGGTGAACTCGAACGACGGCCGCAAGTTCCTGGACGTGTCGCCGCTCGTCGTGCACCTGCCGCCCGGCCTGCCCGCGCCCAAGTCGGCGCCCATCGGCGGCGCCATCACGAGCTCGATGAAGCGCTCGGTCAGCACGTCCATGGACACCGGCGTGACCGGTGGGGTCACCGGCGGCTCGTCGGCGCCCAAGGACGCCTTCGAGGAGGGCGTCAAGGTCGGCTACGCGCTGACCGGCAAGATGCCCGTCGTCGCGCAGGCCCCGCAGGCCCGGCCCGAGCGCCCCGCGCAGCCCAAGCCCCCCGTGGCCGACGGCCCGCCCGCGCCCCCGAGCCCGACCAACGCGGCGACCGGCCTCCGGTCGGGCCTCCGCGGCGGAGCGCCCCGGAGCGCCCCGGAGCGCGTCGCGGGCACCCGCGCCGGCCGCCGGGCGCAGGCCGCCGCGGCCTCGTCCGAGGCGGCGCCGGTCCAGGGCGCCCCGAGCGCGCCGGCCGTCCCGGGCCCGCCGCCCGCCCCCGAGGCGGCCGTCCCGCCGAGCGCCCCGGTCTCCCGGGTCCGCCCGGGCGGGCAGCCCGGCCCGACGCCGAGCACCCCGCCGCGCCTCTCGTCGAGCCGGTCGTCGCTCGGCGGTGACAACGGCGCACCCTCGCGTCCCGAGACGCCCGCCGAGCCGACGCCGACGGTCCGCCGGCGCTCGCGCACGGACCGGTTCGCGGCGTCGAGCCAGCCGGACGGGCAGACCCCGGGCTACCCGGCGTCGGGCCCGGTGCCGTCCGCCGACGCGCCGTACTCCCCGCCGCCCGTGCCGCAGCCCGCCGAGGAGAACCTGTGGCAGCCCGCGCCGTACGACGAGGCGCCCGCCTACTCCGCGACGCCCGAGCCCGAGACGCCGGACTTCGAGATCACCCGGCCCCGCTACGAGCGTGAGCCCGCCTACCAGGCCGAGTCGTCGTCCTTCGCGCCGGCCGCGCCCGCGCCGCCCGCGTACGACTACTCCGCCGAGGCCTCCGGCTACGGCGACCAGGGCGGATACGGGTACGGCGAGCAGCAGGGCTACGAGTCCGCGCCCTACGGGGGCGGTTCGGCACCCGTCGTGGTGGAGCAGAGCCCCTGGGAGTCCGGCGGCTACCTGAACGGTCCGGACGACGGCTACGGGCAGACCTCGTTCGCCGCCGACCCGTACCCGTCGAGCTCTCCCGAGGCGCCGGCCCGTGCCGTGCCCCCGGCCGAGAGCATCCGCGCCAGCACCCCGATGCTGTTCGAGGAGGAGGACGACCCCGACCTGGAGGCGCTCGCCCGCAGCATCGGCATGCCCACCCGGATCGTGTGGTCGCGCCCGCGGCGCAACCAGCACTTCGAGGCGATGCTCCTGCCCGACGGCGCCATCGAGCTGGCCAACGGCGCCCGGTACCGGCACCCGGACTCGGCCGCCACGGCGGCGTCGGGCTCGTACACCGCCGACGGCTGGAGCGTGTGGCGTCTCGGCGACACCGGCCCCACGCTGGTCGAGGAGTTCTCCCGCCGGTTCGCCTGA
- a CDS encoding thiamine-binding protein, with translation MAVFAFSVAPMTAGESVADQVAEAVRIVRESGLPNRTTSMFTEIEGTWDEVMPVIQRATDSVARGGHRVSLVIKADIRPGAAAGQIDSKIARVEERLAEDESETGHS, from the coding sequence ATGGCTGTCTTCGCGTTCTCCGTCGCCCCCATGACCGCGGGCGAGTCCGTCGCCGACCAGGTCGCCGAGGCCGTCCGCATCGTCCGGGAGTCCGGCCTCCCGAACCGGACCACCTCGATGTTCACCGAGATCGAGGGAACCTGGGATGAAGTGATGCCGGTGATCCAGCGCGCGACCGACTCCGTCGCGCGGGGCGGGCACCGGGTGTCCCTCGTGATCAAGGCCGACATCCGCCCGGGCGCCGCCGCAGGTCAGATCGACAGCAAGATCGCCCGGGTCGAGGAGCGGCTCGCCGAGGACGAGTCGGAGACCGGCCACTCCTGA
- the cofD gene encoding 2-phospho-L-lactate transferase — protein MNVTLLAGGVGGARLAHGLDLALGAPSLTVVVNVGDDTELHGLAISPDIDTVLYTLAGLNDEERGWGLRGESYATLSALKELGEDTWFTLGDRDLATHIVRTARLRRGDPLSAVTAHLAREMGVRPRVLPATDDPLATLVDTPSGRLGFQEYFVGRQHADAVLGLHFDGADAARPAPGVLDALSADLVVLAPSNPFLSIEPLLAVGGVREALLAAPGRRVAVSPIVGGQAIKGPAAQILESLGHEVSALGVARIYADLVDVMVIDDRDAHLAGPVADLGLTVHVTDTIMGGPPGRERLARELLALA, from the coding sequence GTGAACGTCACCCTTCTCGCGGGCGGGGTCGGCGGTGCGCGGCTCGCGCACGGCCTCGATCTCGCGCTCGGCGCACCCTCGCTCACCGTGGTCGTGAACGTCGGCGACGACACCGAGCTCCACGGGCTCGCGATCTCCCCCGACATCGACACCGTCCTCTACACCCTCGCCGGCCTGAACGACGAGGAGCGTGGCTGGGGCCTGCGCGGCGAGTCCTACGCGACCCTGTCCGCGCTTAAGGAGCTCGGCGAGGACACCTGGTTCACGCTCGGGGACCGGGACCTCGCCACGCACATCGTGCGGACGGCCCGCCTGCGCCGGGGCGACCCCCTGTCCGCCGTCACCGCGCACCTCGCCCGCGAGATGGGCGTCCGCCCGCGCGTCCTGCCCGCCACGGACGACCCGCTCGCGACCCTCGTCGACACCCCCTCGGGGCGGCTCGGGTTCCAGGAGTACTTCGTGGGGCGGCAGCACGCGGACGCCGTCCTCGGCCTGCACTTCGACGGGGCCGACGCCGCCCGCCCGGCCCCCGGCGTGCTCGACGCGCTGTCCGCCGACCTGGTGGTGCTGGCGCCGTCCAACCCGTTCCTGTCGATCGAGCCGCTGCTGGCCGTGGGCGGGGTCCGCGAGGCACTCCTGGCCGCGCCGGGCCGCCGCGTCGCGGTGAGCCCGATCGTCGGCGGCCAGGCGATCAAGGGTCCCGCCGCCCAGATCCTGGAGTCCCTGGGGCACGAGGTGTCGGCGCTGGGCGTGGCCCGGATCTACGCGGACCTCGTGGACGTCATGGTGATCGACGACCGCGACGCGCACCTCGCCGGCCCCGTGGCCGACCTCGGCCTCACGGTGCACGTCACCGACACGATCATGGGCGGCCCGCCCGGCCGCGAGCGCCTGGCCCGCGAGCTGCTGGCACTGGCATGA
- a CDS encoding 2-phospho-L-lactate guanylyltransferase has product MTTAVVPLRDGVSGKSRLAAVLDAASRRRLVRVLARHVVTTLLAADGIDRVVVVTADPVFTRETLAGLAVEVLEQPADRQGLNGALEHAREVLAADAVGAGTHAADAGAAGTRAADMPGPDAVGPDTSGPDPLCADAVGQPGPRLLVAHADLPALTPADVTALLAEQAPVVIATDRYRSGTNLLLLPFETEVSSLSTGGKARNLGLEGEVGFRFRFGVGSLAAHLAEADARGLAASVVDRPGTAVDLDTADDWSQLPPEVRDVVRHEVPELL; this is encoded by the coding sequence ATGACGACGGCGGTGGTGCCGCTGCGCGACGGCGTCTCGGGCAAGTCGCGGCTCGCCGCGGTGCTCGACGCCGCCTCGCGGCGCCGGCTGGTCCGCGTGCTGGCGCGGCACGTGGTGACGACGCTGCTCGCCGCCGACGGGATCGACCGCGTCGTCGTGGTGACGGCGGACCCGGTGTTCACCCGGGAGACGCTGGCGGGGCTGGCGGTCGAGGTGCTGGAGCAGCCCGCGGACCGGCAGGGGTTGAACGGCGCCCTGGAGCACGCCCGCGAGGTCCTGGCGGCGGACGCCGTCGGGGCGGGCACTCACGCGGCGGACGCCGGAGCGGCCGGGACGCGAGCGGCGGACATGCCCGGGCCGGACGCCGTCGGGCCGGACACCTCAGGGCCGGACCCGCTCTGTGCGGACGCCGTCGGGCAGCCGGGCCCGCGCCTACTGGTCGCGCACGCCGACCTCCCCGCGCTGACCCCGGCAGACGTGACGGCCCTTCTCGCGGAGCAGGCCCCGGTCGTGATAGCGACAGACCGGTACAGATCGGGCACCAACCTGTTGCTCCTCCCCTTCGAGACCGAAGTTTCTTCGCTCTCGACGGGCGGAAAGGCGAGAAACCTAGGTCTCGAAGGGGAGGTGGGCTTCCGGTTCCGGTTCGGCGTCGGGTCGCTGGCGGCGCACCTGGCCGAGGCCGACGCGCGGGGGCTGGCGGCCTCCGTCGTGGACCGGCCCGGCACCGCCGTCGACCTGGACACGGCCGACGACTGGTCGCAGCTTCCTCCCGAGGTGCGCGACGTGGTGCGTCACGAGGTCCCGGAGCTGCTGTAG
- a CDS encoding aminotransferase-like domain-containing protein → MAQDQTNSADVLIALAPGTGALRHRLEEAILGDIASGRLAPGTALPPSRTLADALGLSRWVVTEAYGHLVGKGVLEARTGSATRVAAVAPGGALGVGPGESLVEPVETRSAVRGPGLERAPDRATHDLAPGVPDLRHVPREAWLRAAREALAEASNQDLGTQPPAGHPAARAAVATHLRRSRIVSGPDDAVVLTRGAADGMSRIAAALADAGHTHLLVEDPSWPALRDVAEAAGLTPVPVPVDDDGISPARLRAEAARTGARAALLTPAHQFPLGAALSDERRAALLDWAREVDGLLIEDDYDAEFRYDRRPVPALQGLDPDRVLLLGSTSKTLAPAFGIGWMVVPRRWRAAVLDVSVRRGPTPGPATLDQLTLARFVGDGSYARHLRSARARYARRRTALLDALGRELPGAVIGGIAAGMHVTVDLAGLKVSGVHAGGPDLAGLGPAGPGPRGLGPAGLDLTGSVAPDAAAVVREGAARDVALVDLRRYQAVPSARSTVLVVGYGNLADARLPAAIRSLRAAVEAASSSG, encoded by the coding sequence ATGGCGCAGGACCAGACCAATTCCGCCGACGTGCTGATCGCCCTCGCCCCCGGTACCGGTGCGTTGCGGCACCGGCTGGAGGAGGCGATCCTCGGCGACATCGCCTCCGGTCGGCTGGCCCCCGGCACCGCGCTGCCACCCAGCCGCACCCTCGCCGACGCGCTCGGCCTCTCCCGCTGGGTGGTCACCGAGGCGTACGGGCACCTGGTGGGCAAGGGGGTGCTGGAGGCACGGACGGGTTCGGCGACGCGGGTGGCGGCGGTCGCGCCCGGTGGCGCGCTCGGCGTCGGGCCCGGGGAGTCGCTGGTCGAGCCTGTCGAGACCCGGTCCGCCGTTCGGGGCCCGGGGCTGGAACGTGCCCCCGACCGCGCGACCCACGACCTCGCCCCCGGCGTGCCCGACCTGCGGCACGTGCCCCGCGAGGCCTGGCTGCGGGCGGCGCGCGAGGCGCTCGCGGAGGCGAGCAACCAGGACCTGGGCACGCAGCCGCCCGCCGGGCACCCGGCGGCGCGGGCGGCGGTCGCGACGCACCTGCGGCGCTCGCGGATCGTCTCGGGGCCCGACGACGCCGTCGTGCTCACCCGCGGCGCGGCCGACGGCATGTCCCGCATCGCGGCGGCCCTCGCCGACGCCGGGCACACCCACCTGCTCGTCGAGGACCCGAGCTGGCCCGCGCTCCGCGACGTCGCCGAGGCCGCGGGCCTCACGCCGGTGCCCGTCCCCGTGGACGACGACGGGATCTCGCCCGCGCGGCTGCGCGCCGAGGCCGCCCGCACGGGGGCGCGCGCCGCGCTGCTGACCCCGGCGCACCAGTTCCCGCTCGGCGCCGCGCTGTCCGACGAGCGGCGCGCCGCCCTGCTCGACTGGGCCCGCGAGGTGGACGGGCTCCTGATCGAGGACGACTACGACGCCGAGTTCCGCTACGACCGCCGGCCCGTGCCCGCGCTCCAGGGGCTCGACCCGGACCGCGTGCTGCTGCTCGGCTCGACGAGCAAGACCCTGGCCCCGGCATTCGGGATCGGCTGGATGGTGGTGCCGCGGCGGTGGCGCGCGGCGGTGCTGGACGTGTCCGTCCGCCGCGGCCCGACGCCGGGCCCGGCCACGCTGGACCAGCTCACCCTCGCGCGGTTCGTGGGCGACGGCTCCTACGCGCGGCACCTGCGCTCGGCCCGCGCCCGCTACGCCCGACGCCGGACCGCGCTCCTGGACGCACTCGGGCGCGAGCTGCCCGGCGCGGTGATCGGCGGGATCGCGGCCGGGATGCACGTGACGGTGGACCTGGCGGGGCTGAAGGTGTCGGGGGTGCACGCGGGCGGGCCGGACCTAGCTGGGCTCGGTCCCGCGGGGCCCGGTCCGAGGGGGCTCGGTCCGGCCGGGCTCGACCTGACGGGGAGCGTCGCGCCGGACGCCGCCGCCGTCGTGCGCGAGGGGGCCGCCCGGGACGTCGCGCTGGTCGACCTGCGGCGGTACCAGGCGGTGCCGTCGGCCCGGTCGACCGTGCTCGTCGTCGGCTACGGGAACCTGGCCGACGCCCGCCTGCCGGCCGCGATCCGGAGCCTGCGCGCTGCGGTCGAGGCGGCGTCGTCGTCGGGCTAG
- a CDS encoding aldo/keto reductase, with the protein MRYHTLDNGHTSFEVSTLCLGTMWMGTRTDEETSFAILDRFVEAGGTFLDTANNYNDWGQGYGRDSEDVLGRWLAARGNRDDLRIATKLGAAKKDPALPLSTTPPTNYQGLDAATVDREARESLRHLGLDHIDLLYGHVDDRETPLEETVGAFGKLVDEGIVGIPGISNVALWRVVEARETAARLGVAPYGAVQQCHSYLYPRPQPVRTNWATPELLDYARSTGADGRPGLTVMAYSPLHQGVFTRDDKPFYDGADHAGSRERVAALRAVAAEIGATPNQVALAWLLGGEVPVVPVFGASSVAQLDEALGAVDLVLDDDVRARLDAV; encoded by the coding sequence ATGCGGTACCACACGCTGGACAACGGGCACACGTCGTTCGAGGTGTCGACCCTGTGCCTGGGCACGATGTGGATGGGGACCCGGACGGACGAGGAGACGTCGTTCGCGATCCTGGACCGGTTCGTCGAGGCCGGGGGCACGTTCCTCGACACGGCGAACAACTACAACGACTGGGGCCAGGGCTACGGCCGCGACTCCGAGGACGTGCTCGGCCGCTGGCTCGCGGCGCGCGGCAACCGCGACGACCTGCGGATCGCGACCAAGCTGGGCGCGGCCAAGAAGGACCCGGCCCTGCCGCTGTCGACGACGCCGCCCACCAACTACCAGGGCCTGGACGCCGCGACGGTCGACCGGGAGGCCCGCGAGAGCCTGCGTCACCTGGGCCTCGACCACATCGACCTGCTGTACGGGCACGTGGACGACCGGGAGACGCCGCTGGAGGAGACGGTCGGCGCGTTCGGCAAGCTGGTCGACGAGGGGATCGTCGGCATCCCGGGCATCTCGAACGTCGCGCTGTGGCGGGTCGTCGAGGCGCGCGAGACCGCCGCGCGGCTGGGCGTGGCGCCGTACGGCGCGGTGCAGCAGTGCCACAGCTACCTGTACCCGCGCCCGCAGCCCGTCCGGACCAACTGGGCCACGCCCGAGCTGCTCGACTACGCCCGCTCCACGGGCGCGGACGGCCGCCCGGGGCTCACGGTCATGGCGTACTCACCGCTGCACCAGGGCGTGTTCACCCGCGACGACAAGCCGTTCTACGACGGCGCGGACCACGCCGGCTCGCGCGAGCGGGTCGCGGCGCTGCGCGCCGTCGCCGCCGAGATCGGCGCGACGCCGAACCAGGTGGCGCTCGCCTGGCTGCTGGGCGGCGAGGTGCCGGTGGTCCCGGTGTTCGGCGCGAGCAGCGTCGCGCAGCTCGACGAGGCCCTCGGCGCGGTGGACCTGGTGCTCGACGACGACGTGCGGGCCCGGCTCGACGCCGTGTGA
- a CDS encoding nitroreductase family protein, whose translation MEFQDVVRTRRMHRKFTAEPVPPAAVDRITRNAVRAPSAGFSQGWAFVVLETPEDRDRFWAASTPDTSERDMSAWLDGMRTATVVVLALASKAAYLRRYAEKDKGWEDLDESRWPVPFWHVDVGMASLLMLQTAVDEGLGACFFGVPPAHVPAVRAELGIPEEFEITGVVAVGHPADGGAKGSPTRRRRKPLDEVVHRGGW comes from the coding sequence ATGGAGTTTCAGGACGTCGTCCGCACGCGCCGGATGCACCGCAAGTTCACCGCCGAGCCCGTCCCGCCGGCGGCCGTCGACCGGATCACCCGCAACGCCGTCCGCGCCCCGAGCGCCGGGTTCAGCCAGGGCTGGGCGTTCGTGGTGCTGGAGACGCCCGAGGACCGGGACCGGTTCTGGGCGGCGTCGACCCCGGACACCTCGGAGCGCGACATGTCGGCGTGGCTCGACGGTATGCGCACCGCGACCGTCGTCGTGCTGGCGCTCGCGTCCAAGGCCGCCTACCTGCGGCGCTACGCCGAGAAGGACAAGGGCTGGGAGGACCTCGACGAGTCCCGCTGGCCCGTCCCGTTCTGGCACGTCGACGTCGGCATGGCGTCGCTGCTGATGCTGCAGACCGCCGTCGACGAGGGGCTGGGCGCCTGCTTCTTCGGCGTGCCGCCGGCGCACGTGCCCGCCGTCAGGGCGGAGCTCGGCATCCCGGAGGAGTTCGAGATCACCGGTGTCGTCGCCGTCGGGCACCCGGCCGACGGCGGAGCCAAGGGCTCGCCCACCCGCCGCCGGCGCAAGCCCCTCGACGAGGTGGTGCACCGCGGCGGGTGGTGA